In Solea senegalensis isolate Sse05_10M linkage group LG18, IFAPA_SoseM_1, whole genome shotgun sequence, a single window of DNA contains:
- the si:dkey-21e13.3 gene encoding LOW QUALITY PROTEIN: uncharacterized protein si:dkey-21e13.3 (The sequence of the model RefSeq protein was modified relative to this genomic sequence to represent the inferred CDS: inserted 1 base in 1 codon) — protein sequence MGHTDGPLMYSYTRPHADKSRSSQLQTCPPNTHDNLNIALGAIRVLGLELIERELKPHLDTVMTSIKEGRKGAAEQVVISGILPILALSLRNRGPLTLLTAKLVAELTKESVVRKGFGDAGLVTALLSILTSADQELLFHAVRAISRMSYNSSKLQELLLRQGAMPRLVAILLRFPEKEALEEVCLQALCNLSGISVAEEAGMVWERGLSVRPGESVFHGVSPHTCGFASSVTLVRVCRWASGQYXVNIEVFQRCSSSFWLLHGNKRTSRWFPFSGVGGCSSLFKLIKFPVRNVPRTKSLRTRMFHTLL from the exons ATGGGACACACTGATGGTCCACTCATGTACAGTTACACGCGACCCCACGCGGACAAAAGCAGGTCCAGTCAACTGCAAACTTGCCCACCGAACACTCATG ACAACCTGAACATTGCATTAGGTGCTATCAGAGTCCTTGGTTTGGAACTGATTGAGCGTGAACTTAAACCACACCTGGACACAGTGATGACCAGTATAAAGGAAGGGA GGAAAGGCGCCGCTGAGCAGGTAGTGATCAGTGGGATTCTGCCAATTCTGGCCCTCTCTCTGAGGAACAGAGGGCCCCTGACCCTGCTCACTGCAAAACTGGTGGCTGAACTCACGAAGGAAT ctgTGGTTCGTAAAGGGTTTGGCGATGCAGGTCTGGTTACAGCTCTGCTGTCGATTCTGACCAGTGCAGACCAAGAACTGCTCTTTCATGCCGTAAGGGCCATCTCACGAATGTCTTACAACAGCT CTAAGCTGCAGGAGCTGTTGCTCCGTCAGGGTGCAATGCCTCGTCTTGTCGCTATCCTGCTTCGTTTTCCAGAGAAAGAGGCTCTGGAGGAAGTGTGCCTCCAGGCGCTGTGTAACCTCAGTGGCATCTCAGTGGCAGAAGAGGCCGGGATGGTGTGGGAGAGGGGACTCTCTGTGAGGCCAGGCGAGTCAGTGTTTCACGGTGTTTCTCCTCACACCTGTGGCTTTGCTTCTTCTGTGACTCTTGTGCGCGTGTGTCGATGGGCGTCTGGTCAGT GCGTCAACATTGAGGTTTTCCagcgctgctcctcctctttctgGCTTCTCCATGGGAACAAGCGCACCTCTCGTTGGTTCCCGTTCTCTGGCGTCGGAGGTTGTTCGAGTCTGTTTAAGTTGATCAAGTTTCCTGTGAGGAACGTTCCTCGGACAAAAAGTCTGAGAACTCGAATGTTCCACACTTTGCTCTGA
- the si:ch73-127m5.2 gene encoding uncharacterized protein si:ch73-127m5.2: MDPSARVVGLDAQGNMVFTVVKPVMGIFQVSSDQAGSVVQGGIDLQGLSESTLVLPQLQDQAPLDQNQVEMHNMQPHIPHQMQVFAPIQDKDVSQNQELPPNSSTNTASRTQMPFAEVSSLLDPNMKGSKARKYLISYDEIKRRLQAPEKMSLRSLAAYTRVSRGPASKKTLQESLNVLGLTPSTTTSVSSSFSKLTEGDTKALCEDMKDFAHDYIDYGNMAKQLIPETNTVQHWSKIIETKNHLEDMRKCFKDPVNSGAFDNVTHGLGLGMLDEALDMIVMVIEQQIRILSGAAASDPSDSGPPMRRIRRRHCKAHLNDTQKPQKVSGGGKDQGKIISKGKGRGKARKKIRHESAAVAPVEIQTEHCKPDDVQRNVLMLTLGYETVSSGVNGAGAV; this comes from the exons ATGGACCCATCAGCAAGGGTGGTGGGTCTGGATGCCCAGGGGAACATGGTGTTCACGGTGGTGAAACCAGTTATGGGCATCTTTCAGGTTTCTTCAGATCAAGCTGGTAGTGTAGTACAAGGGGGCATAGACCTGCAGGGTTTATCTGAAAGCACACTGGTCTTGCCTCAACTGCAGGACCAGGCTCCACTAGATCAGAACCAGGTGGAAATGCACAACATGCAGCCTCACATCCCACACCAGATGCAAGTATTTGCACCCATCCAGGATAAGGATGTGTCTCAGAATCAGGAGCTGCCACCAAACTcaagcacaaacacagcgtCGAGGACCCAGATGCCCTTTGCAGAGGTTTCGTCCCTCCTGGATCCCAACATGAAAGGATCCAAGGCTC GGAAGTATCTAATCTCATATGATGAAATCAAGCGGCGCCTGCAGGCCCCAGAGAAAATGTCACTGCGCTCTTTGGCAGCGTACACTCGGGTCAGCAGAGGTCCAGCCAGCAAGAAAACATTACAGGAGTCACTCAATGTCCTCGGCCTCACACCAAGCACAACTACCTCTGTATCCTCCTCGTTCTCCAAACTCACTGAAg GCGACACCAAGGCTTTATGTGAGGACATGAAAGATTTTGCCCACGACTACATTGATTACGGCAACATGGCTAAACAGCTCATCCCTGAGACAAACACAGTCCAACACTGGTCCAAAATTATTGAAACtaa gaaTCACCTTGAGGatatgagaaaatgtttcaaGGACCCGGTCAACAGTGGCGCCTTTGACAACGTTACTCACGGACTCGGCCTGGGAATGTTAGATGAGGCTCTGGACATGATCGTTATGGTCATCGAACAGCAGATCCGCATCTTATCTGGTGCAGCGGCGTCAGACCCAAGTGATTCTGGTCCGCCAATGCGACGTATCCGTCGCCGCCACTGCAAAGCTCACTTAAATGACACCCAGAAACCTCAAAAGGTTTCTGGGGGGGGGAAAGACCAAGGAAAGATCATCTCAAAAGGCAAGGGGCGAGGCAAAGCCAGGAAGAAAATCAGACACGAGAGTGCAGCTGTTGCTCCAGTAGAAATCCAGACAGAGCACTGCAAACCAGATGATGTGCAGCGCAACGTCCTTATGCTTACTCTTGGATATGAGACTGTTTCCAGTGGTGTCAATGGAGCCGGAGCTGTTTGA
- the kif19 gene encoding kinesin-like protein KIF19, with protein sequence MKDTGESKDQQLTVALRIRPLSDAEQEEAATAVAHRVDEQMVVLMDPMEDPDDILRANRSREKTYMFDVAFDYSASQDEVYRGTTKGLIEGLISGYNATVFAYGPTGCGKTYTMLGTDKEPGIYVRTLNDLFRAIEETSDDMLYSVSMSYLEIYNEMIRDLLNPSSGFLDLREDSKGVIQVAGITEVSTINAQEIMELLMKGNKQRTQEPTAANQTSSRSHAVLQVAVKQQSRCRDVLQEVRFARLFMIDLAGSERAAQTQNRGQRLKEGAHINRSLLALGNCINALSDKNGNKYVNYRDSKLTRLLKDSLGGNSRTVMIAHISPASVAFEESRNTLTYADRAKSIRTRVKKNQINVSYHIVQYTNIISDLRCEIQRLKKKIADQASRQVNSDRADIRNVQAEVQAHSSQSQAEMDQLREQLLDAFRQQMDIRRSLMELENSNMEIQIDTSKHLLTISDWEQERSRRRRKWRAERRKESVNKDESEKDSDSPESPPDSSETQEVAIARQHLVTLMAEQKRILKQKTLHERRFLELRNRACRLEELLPRRVSSEEQREVLGLLCKVHELEIENAEMQSHALLKDNVIRQKNVVVQRFEQHRHLCDEIIQQQRQFIDDHSLLVPPHLQELYDIYMRELDERKLDRAMALDKVTTRHSVKEGSLPKIALPSHSRDNVQDMDSDQESVRNMCLDNRQGQAKIRRHTLPPILPESELDNNRIFKSSPQARQIKNPAVMTPPPIHINGKGNRELQPLAPESSLSYSHLSHSVSSHLDSSPESSEASADIPLSCNERQQILKGVHSIVAKAARRRSKALELDALRLPPPSSPLDPKKQKSSLSLSEAPPKGLPTQQGRQPSPELRHATSDDNLSSSTGEGPGQQVTWTRPRNRQIAAKNQTHREVDFEARRKKRRSRSFEVTGQALPQTKTTIAQRFRPLDSTSDPHLHINGHPQAPMLRPLYRGVPPLAKVRAPHTGQQTGSNAESSTIHMNNLKRGPHLRQPQPLLYITTTGTAGQRTRRY encoded by the exons ATGGTGGTTCTGATGGACCCCATGGAGGACCCAGATGACATCCTGCGTGCCAACCGCTCCAGGGAGAAAACGTACATGTTTGATGTTGCATTTGACTACTCAGCCAGTCAG GACGAGGTGTACCGAGGTACAACCAAAGGACTAATCGAGGGCCTCATATCAGGCTACAATGCAACCGTGTTTGCCTATGGACCTACAG GTTGTGGGAAGACGTACACCATGCTGGGGACAGACAAAGAGCCTGGCATCTACGTTCGAACCTTAAACGACCTGTTCCGTGCCATCGAGGAGACCAGTGACGACATGTTGTACAGCGTCTCCATGTCATATCTGGAG ATCTACAATGAGATGATCCGCGACCTCCTGAACCCATCCTCTGGCTTTTTGGACTTGAGAGAAGACTCAAAGGGGGTGATTCAGGTGGCTGGCATTACTGAGGTGTCTACCATCAATGCCCAGGAG ATCATGGAATTGCTGATGAAGGGGAACAAACAGCGCACCCAGGAGCCCACAGCTGCCAATCAGACATCATCTCGCTCCCACGCTGTGCTACAGGTGGCTGTCAAGCAGCAGAGCCGCTGTCGAGACGTCCTGCAGGAGGTCCGCTTTGCACGCCTCTTCATGATCGACCTTGCCGGCTCAGAACGAgcagcacag ACTCAGAACAGAGGTCAGCGGTTGAAAGAGGGAGCCCACATCAACCGCTCCCTCCTTGCCCTGGGTAACTGCATCAATGCCCTGAGTGACAAAAATGGCAACAAGTATGTCAACTATCGAGACAGCAAGCTGACTCGCCTTCTGAAG GACTCATTGGGTGGTAACAGCAGAACTGTCATGATAGCCCATATTAGCCCCGCCTCTGTGGCTTTTGAGGAGTCTCGTAACACACTGACGTATGCTGATCGTGCCAAAAGCATTCGGACACGG GTGAAGAAGAACCAGATAAATGTGTCATACCATATTGTTCAGTACACAAACATCATCTCAGACCTGCGCTGTGAGATCCAGCGGCTAAAGAAAAAGATTGCAGATCAGGCGAGTCGCCAGGTCAACTCAGACCGGGCTGACATCCGCAATGTCCAGG CTGAAGTTCAGGCCCACTCCAGCCAGAGTCAGGCAGAGATGGATCAGTTGAGGGAGCAGCTCCTGGATGCCTTCCGCCAGCAGATGGACATCAGGAGGAGCTTGATGGAGCTAGAAAACAGCAACATGGAGATCCAGATTGACACCTCCAAACACCTGCTGACCATTTCAGA cTGGGAGCAGGAGCGAAGTAGGCGCAGGAGGAAGTGGCGTgcagaaagaagaaaggaaagtgTCAATAAGGATGAAAGTGAGAAGGATTCTGACTCCCCAGAGTCTCCTCCTGACAGCTCAGAGACCCAGGAGGTGGCAATTGCCCGGCAACATTTGGTCACTCTCATGGCTGAACAGAAAAGAATCCTTAAACAAAAG ACCCTGCATGAACGAAGGTTTCTGGAGCTTCGCAATCGTGCATGCCGCTTGGAGGAGCTGCTGCCCCGGCGGGTGAGCTCAGAGGAGCAGCGGGAAGTGCTGGGCCTCCTCTGCAAGGTCCACGAGCTGGAGATTGAAAACGCAGAGATGCAGTCCCACGCACTGCTCAAGGACAACGTCATCCGCCAGAAAAACGTTGTGGTGCAGCGCTTCGAGCAGCACAGACACCTGTGTGATGAGATcattcagcagcagagacagttcATTGATG ACCACAGTCTGCTGGTTCCCCCTCACCTCCAGGAGCTCTATGATATTTACATGAGGGAGTTGGATGAGAGGAAGCTGGACAGAGCTATGGCCCTGGATAAGGTGACCACCAGACACTCAGTCAAG GAGGGCTCTCTCCCCAAGATCGCTCTGCCCAGTCATAGTCGTGACAACGTGCAGGATATGGACTCAGACCAAGAGAGTGTACGCAACATGTGCCTTGATAACAGACAAGGTCAAGCCAAAATTCGCAGACACACCTTGCCTCCCATTCTGCCCGAGTCTGAGCT GGACAATAACAGGATTTTTAAGAGCAGCCCTCAAGCACGGCAGATTAAAAACCCAGCTGTAATGACGCCACCTCCCATCCACATTAATGGGAAGGGCAACAGAGAG ctgcagccactGGCTCCTGAGAGTTCTCTGAGCTACAGCCATCTCAGCCACAGTGTCAGCAGCCACCTGGACTCATCACCTGAGAGCAGCGAGGCCAGTGCTGATATCCCTCTGTCATGTAACG AGCGGCAGCAGATCTTAAAGGGTGTCCACAGCATCGTAGCAAAAGCAGCCCGCCGTCGCTCTAAAGCCCTGGAGTTGGATGCCTTGCGTCTACCACCTCCTTCTTCTCCCCTGGACCCCAAAAAGCAGAAAAGCAGCCTTTCATTAAGCGAGGCGCCCCCTAAAGGTTTGCCCACTCAGCAGGGCAGGCAGCCTAGCCCCGAGCTCAGACACGCCACCTCGGACGATAACCTGTCCAGTAGCACTGGGGAGGGACCAGGCCAGCAGGTGACCTGGACACGCCCTCGCAACCGTCAGATCGCTGCCAAGAACCAAACGCACAGAGAAGTGGACTTTGAGGCTCGCCGCAAGAAGAGGCGCTCACGCTCTTTCGAGGTCACTGGTCAAGCA CTTCCTCAAACCAAGACAACTATAGCTCAGAGGTTTCGCCCTCTGGACAGCACATCAGACCCTCACCTCCACATTAATGGTCATCCCCAGGCCCCCATGCTGCGTCCCCTCTACAGAGGGGTCCCTCCTCTCGCTAAAGTCAGGGCTCCCCACACTGGCCAGCAAACAG GCTCAAATGCAGAGTCATCCACCATCCACATGAACAACCTGAAGCGAGGCCCCCATCTGCGGCAGCCTCAGCCCCTCCTCTACATCACCACCACGGGTACTGCAGGCCAGCGCACTCGGCGATACTGA